One Echeneis naucrates chromosome 1, fEcheNa1.1, whole genome shotgun sequence DNA segment encodes these proteins:
- the LOC115045773 gene encoding galanin receptor type 2-like: MDLSQDLQLGWSPVQPSSSPLLQYDGSQDGLNHTYSLHSSLMLPSAVSSPAASLNQPLPSLIPAPLLSTTSSVSSLQTSTSVPQPSLLTFSSHDLVDLENMLLWTVHEPSTIALTIMYCVSFILGFIGNLMSLRVLTNRRSRRLASVSATRSLLVNLAVCDLAVVCVCMPITLGSQIYMAWVYGDLLCRAVPFTQAISVSASVLTLTVISVNRYYSVKSPLQARSMFTRRRILATVAVVWTVSSIMCAPIAVMNRRREISFGTFAILVCQEEWPQHRLKQGYNVLLFVMLYCLPVTFNLTISFLTGRRLWGGKKSTFADLDPRSQALHTSRLKTRQKIAKMVVCLVLLFAVSWLPLYLVDLWIDREQRPPSWLLQTRPFAQWLGLTNSSLNPICYCFIGDLYRSAKVIRTRYYQKVASLFGSSSFSSSAAVASPTTVIADSKMKDGECQHIKASAAAASASMVTIPRLLNLACSQGLGPRARDASDSRTASDHSISDWCRSSPSVYDASLLPCQLHSLHHPPHTADILPTRRHSVNDDTGSLPLRIESVEIHVLPLRRHSGDRIYGLSGDKRDITVGRAILCSAGQHRSKSSQTYSLVGDMDDEPTDMTSL; the protein is encoded by the exons ATGGATCTGTCCCAGGACCTGCAGTTGGGCTGGAGCCCAGTTCAGCCCAGCTCCTCTCCGCTGCTGCAGTACGACGGCTCTCAGGACGGCCTTAACCACACCTACAGCCTCCACAGCTCTCTGATGCTGCCCTCCGCCGTGAGCTCTCCGGCTGCCTCCCTCAATCAACCTCTGCCATCTCTCATTCCCGCCCCTCTTCTGTCCACCACCTCCTCCGTATCCTCTCTACAAACATCCACGTCTGTCCCCCAGCCCTCCCTGCTCACCTTTTCCTCTCACGACCTGGTGGATCTGGAGAACATGCTGCTGTGGACCGTCCACGAGCCCAGCACCATCGCTCTGACCATCATGTACTGCGTCTCCTTCATTTTGGGATTCATTGGGAATTTAATGTCCCTGCGTGTCCTGACCAACAGGCGCAGCCGGCGGCTGGCCAGCGTCAGCGCCACGCGCAGTCTGCTGGTGAACCTGGCAGTGTGTGACCTGGCCGTGGTGTGCGTCTGCATGCCCATCACTCTAGGAAGCCAGATCTACATGGCCTGGGTGTACGGTGACCTCCTCTGTCGGGCCGTGCCCTTCACGCAGGCCATCTCGGTGTCAGCCAGTGTGCTAACGCTAACGGTGATCAGTGTGAATCGTTACTACAGTGTTAAGTCGCCTCTGCAAGCTCGATCCATGTTTACCCGCCGCAGAATCTTGGCGACTGTCGCCGTGGTGTGGACGGTGTCCTCCATCATGTGCGCTCCCATCGCCGTGATGAACCGCCGCCGGGAGATCAGCTTCGGGACTTTCGCCATCTTGGTCTGCCAGGAGGAGTGGCCTCAGCATCGCCTCAAACAGGG ATACAATGTGCTGCTGTTCGTCATGCTCTACTGCCTGCCCGTGACCTTTAACCTCACCATAAGCTTCCTGACAGGGAGGCGGCTCTGGGGAGGGAAAAAATCGACCTTCGCTGATCTCGATCCCCGAAGCCAAGCTCTGCACACCTCGCGCCTCAAAACTCGTCAGAAGATCGCCAAGATGGTGGTGTGTCTGGTGCTGCTGTTCGCGGTGTCTTGGCTGCCGTTGTACTTGGTTGACCTTTGGATTGACCGTGAGCAAAGGCCGCCGTCGTGGCTGCTGCAGACGCGGCCGTTTGCCCAATGGCTGGGCCTGACGAACTCCAGCCTCAACCCCATCTGTTACTGCTTCATCGGGGATCTGTACCGCTCAGCAAAAGTCATACGGACACGATACTACCAGAAAGTGGCGTCTCTTTTCGGCTCCTCCTCGTTCTCCAGCTCGGCTGCGGTGGCGTCTCCCACCACTGTGATTGCAGACAGCAAAATGAAGGATGGCGAGTGCCAACACATCAAAGCTAGCGCCGCGGCAGCGTCTGCGTCCATGGTTACGATCCCCAGGCTGCTGAACCTGGCGTGTAGCCAGGGGCTGGGGCCGAGGGCCCGAGACGCTTCAGACAGCCGGACGGCATCCGACCACAGCATCTCAGACTGGTGTCGGTCCAGTCCCAGTGTGTACGACGCCTCCCTGCTGCCCTGCCAGCTCCACAGCCTCCACCACCCCCCGCACACAGCAGACATCCTGCCTACAAGAAGGCACTCTGTGAACGACGACACTGGATCATTACCTTTAAGAATTGAGTCTGTGGAAATACATGTGCTGCCTCTGAGGAGGCACTCGGGGGACAGAATATATGGTCTGTCAGGTGATAAGAGAGACATTACCGTGGGCAGAGCCATTCTCTGTTCAGCCGGGCAGCACAGAAGCAAATCATCACAAACCTACAGTCTGGTAGGAGACATGGACGATGAACCGACCGATATGACCAGCCTTTGA